The Pseudomonas solani genome segment GCCGGGGCCCGCCACCTTGCTAGCGAGCACCCAGTCGGCACGATCACCGTGCTTGGCGAACCAGTTGCCGATGATGGTTTCGGTTGCGGCATAGGTCTCGGCACGGGGCGGGACCGGGTACATCTCGGCGGTATCCATGAAGTTGATGCCGAATGCTTTGGCTCGTTCGATCTGGGCGAACGCTTCGGCTTCGCTGTTCTGTTCGCCCCAGGTCATGGTGCCCAGGCACAGGCTGCTGACCTTGATATCGGTGTTGCCGAGCTGGCGGAATTCCATGCAACGTTCCTCTATTGGCAAAGATTGCTATCAAATCAGGTTGAAATTTTCTGTGCAATCGGCATAATTCCGCGGCTTTCTTTGCGGGGATGCCTAGCTCGCGAAGAAAGAAGGTGGGGATGCCTAGCCCGCCGAAACCCCTTGCCGTGTGCGGACGCGCTGACCCGAGCCCCCGATAGCGTCTGTTTCCGGCTGCCCTGTGTTGCCAGGGCGAGCACTATTCAGTAAGATCCGCCGTCTTATTTTCAGGGCGGCCCCTGAGGCTATAGCGAATGAAGACTTTTACTGCAAAACCGGAAACTGTTAAGCGCGACTGGTATGTCGTCGACGCTGCCGGTCAGACCCTGGGTCGTCTGGCCACCGAAATTGCTAGCCGTCTGCGCGGCAAGCACAAGCCGGAATACACCCCGCACGTTGATACCGGCGACTACATCGTCGTTATCAACGCCGAGCAGGTACGTGTGACCGGTGCCAAGACTACCGACAAGATGTACTACTCGCACTCCGGCTTCCCGGGCGGCATCA includes the following:
- the rplM gene encoding 50S ribosomal protein L13; its protein translation is MKTFTAKPETVKRDWYVVDAAGQTLGRLATEIASRLRGKHKPEYTPHVDTGDYIVVINAEQVRVTGAKTTDKMYYSHSGFPGGIKEINFEKLIAKAPERVIETAVKGMLPKNPLGRDMYRKLKVYKGSAHPHTAQQPQELKI